A section of the Telopea speciosissima isolate NSW1024214 ecotype Mountain lineage chromosome 3, Tspe_v1, whole genome shotgun sequence genome encodes:
- the LOC122655086 gene encoding zinc finger BED domain-containing protein RICESLEEPER 1-like, with the protein MGDRGQNVRLVGIYIWADSDINGTGSLRRHLKNCTKRKNKDIAQMILSGGDGNLTCKSKKIDAEMVRDMITMLIVRRELPLVFVEYQEFRDLITYLYPQFSPISRNTQLADILRWHNRESKRIKEFLNSFNGRMSLTTDLWSSITTDSYISLTCHYIDTEWILHKKLLKFCIMPPPHTGVNISQIASEMLLYWGIEKKLFSITLDNASANLSFIDHLKRNLVLKKALMCDGDFFHNRCCAHILNLIVQDGLKVGLPNKKGLHGDVTTRWNSTYHMLDSAIFYKSAFHELQLVDKNYRECPSTEEWSKVEQLMHFLKPFNDITEVLSGSKYPTVNLYFHNVWNIHKSLLEVTVHGDDHMKKMAQEMKKKFDKYWDSYSIILAIAVVFDPRYKLSFVSWAFDKIYNLDSRSKEKFRLVKTSLERLFEEYRSMDELNAYESSNNTTRSDKSKLYLYLEEPRIKDTTKQYDVLAYWKSQGTKYRDLSRMARDVLAIPVSTIYAICF; encoded by the exons ATGGGAGACAGAGGGCAAAATGTAAGGCTTGTGGGAATATATATTTGGGCTGACTCAGATATCAATGGCACTGGCAGTTTGAGGAGACACCTTAAGAATTGCACCAAACGTAAAAACAAAGATATTGCCCAAATGATATTAAGTGGAGGTGATGGGAATCTGACATGTAAAAGCAAGAAGATTGATGCAGAAATGGTGCGAGATATGATTACCATGCTTATTGTTAGAAGAGAACTACCCTTGGTGTTTGTTGAATATCAAGAGTTTAGGGATTTGATTACCTATCTTTACCCACAATTCAGCCCGATTAGTAGGAATACCCAATTGGCTGATATCTTGAGGTGGCACAATAGGGAGAGTAAGAGGATTAAGGAATTTTTGAATTCCTTCAATGGTAGGATGTCATTGACTACTGATTTGTGGTCCTCCATCACGACTGACTCTTATATTTCTCTCACTTGTCATTACATTGACACAGAATGGATATTGCAtaagaaattactaaaattttgcatcatgccaccaccacACACAGGAGTTAACATAAGTCAAATTGCATCAGAGATGTTATTATATTGGGGGATTGAGAAGAAACTGTTTTCTATTACTCTAGATAATGCTTCTGCAAATCTCTCTTTTATTGATCACTTGAAAAGAAATTTGGTATTGAAGAAGGCTTTAATGTGTGATGGTGATTTTTTTCATAACCGATGTTGTGCCCATATATTGAACCTAATTGTACAAGATGGTTTGAAG GTGGGTTTACCAAATAAGAAAGGATTGCATGGAGATGTTACCACGAGGTGGAACTCCACTTATCACATGCTTGATTCTGCTATATTCTATAAGAGTGCATTTCATGAACTTCAGTTGGTGGATAAAAATTATAGAGAGTGTCCAAGTACTGAGGAATGGTCCAAGGTGGAGCAATTAATGCATTTTTTGAAGCCTTTCAATGACATCACAGAGGTGTTATCTGGGTCCAAGTACCCAACAGTAAATTTGTATTTTCATAACGTATGGAATATACATAAGTCTTTGTTGGAAGTGACAGTACATGGAGATGACCATATGAAGAAGATGGCacaagaaatgaaaaagaagtttgacaagtaTTGGGACTCATATAGCATTATTTTAGCTATTGCAGTTGTATTTGACCCTCGATACAAGTTATCCTTTGTTTCATGGGCTTTTGATAAGATATATAATCTTGACTCTAGATCAAAGGAGAAATTTAGACTTGTAAAAACAAGTTTAGAACGACTCTTTGAAGAGTACCGAAGCATGGAT gagCTAAACGCATATGAGAGTAGCAATAATACAACAAGATCAGATAAATCTAAATTGTATTTGTATTTGGAAGAGCCAAGGATCAAAGATACGACGAAGCAATATGATGTATTGGCCTATTGGAAGTCGCAAGGAACTAAATATCGTGATCTTTCTCGGATGGCACGGGATGTGTTAGCTATTCCGGTATCAACGATTTATGCAATCTGCTTTTAG
- the LOC122655087 gene encoding probable ADP-ribosylation factor GTPase-activating protein AGD6: MENLNNNNNNNNMDSSPAKQQQQQQSHLLFTPLIISTIGIIATAFALLLYHFIVIRFCLRHRRGSISSQSQLQLQSQQQQRLGGVDDKVLQSIPVLAYKQKDGYELLFREDQNECAVCLGELKDGEMVRLLPTCRHAFHLLCIDHWFISHSTCPLCRSPAVVSVVVGGDNVNIDLSFANACSSSSSSTTTTPPPPPPPTAGIEEDHHKNRDVDNDDLVVRDPIFLAINLCSMNIIATSVATKFRPRRSLCRRILCNNQDMQNNDQITSLSLSISSTATAMASRRLRQLQSLPENRTCVDCSQKNPQWASLSYGIFMCLDCSGKHRGLGVHLSFVRSVTMDSWSELQLKKMESNPGGNQALNDFLSARGILKETDIPLKYGSNAAALFRDKIQTLANDRPWHEPPVVPIDSPAPSSNPAKHRNKINCSIANDSVSDWQWSAWDDNGGNSNHLQNSMRRNQSVGIFNSITNTNTGTGGGVTSPSRSWSMQDIHGKVQASAANKESFFARKVTENEGRPEGIPPSQGGKYVGFGSTGTGTRPISRTSSHGDMFADTVSAVSQGFGQLSLVASCAVQSAANAVQAGTQELTSKVREGGYGYDDTVNVVALRTTEFGQSTWGIMKDVMTMASQKMEEYAGDGIQRKEEQNDCIGVNQTIDGNAKHNHGDSKDVEASFKGWDDWEGGSPVSTASVSKKDVEELSKKDQSDEVWVGWD; encoded by the exons ATGGAGAatctcaacaacaacaacaataacaacaacatgGATTCATCACCAGcaaagcaacaacaacaacaacaatctcACCTTCTCTTTACTCCCCTAATTATATCTACCATTGGAATCATAGCCACAGCCTTTGCCCTCTTGCTCTACCATTTTATAGTTATCAGATTCTGTCTACGCCACAGGCGTGGATCCATCTCCTCGCAGTCACAGTTACAGTTGCAGTCGCAGCAGCAGCAGCGATTGGGTGGGGTGGACGATAAGGTCTTGCAGTCCATCCCAGTCTTAGCTTACAAGCAGAAAGATGGGTATGAATTATTGTTTCGTGAGGATCAGAACGAATGCGCGGTGTGTTTGGGGGAATTGAAGGATGGGGAGATGGTACGTTTGCTGCCTACTTGTCGACATGCTTTCCACCTTCTTTGTATTGATCATTGGTTCATCTCTCACTCAACTTGCCCGCTTTGCCGCTCTCCGGCGGTGGTCTCCGTCGTCGTCGGTGGAGATAACGTCAACATCGACCTTAGTTTTGCCAATgcctgctcctcctcctcctcatccacCACCacaactcctcctcctcctcctcctccaactGCCGGGATCGAGGAAGACCACCACAAAAATAGAGATGTTGATAATGATGATTTGGTTGTGCGAG atcccattttctTGGCTATCAACCTTTGTAGCATGAACATTAttgctacaagtgtagcaacaaaatttcGTCCACGGCGCAGCCTGTGCAGAAGGATTTTGTGCAACAATCAAGACATGCAA AACAACGACCaaatcacatctctctctctctcaatatcgTCGACCGCAACGGCAATGGCATCCCGGCGTCTCCGGCAGCTGCAGTCCCTGCCAGAGAACAGAACCTGCGTTGATTGCTCGCAGAAGAACCCACAATGGGCGTCGTTATCCTATGGGATCTTCATGTGCCTGGACTGTTCTGGCAAGCACCGAGGCCTGGGCGTTCACCTAAGCTTTGTCCGTTCCGTGACGATGGATTCGTGGTCGGAGCTCCAGCTGAAGAAGATGGAATCAAACCCAGGTGGCAACCAAGCTCTCAATGACTTCCTCAGCGCACGTGGTATCCTCAAGGAAACCGACATTCCCTTGAAATACGGTTCCAATGCCGCCGCTCTCTTCCGCGACAAGATTCAAACCCTCGCCAACGATCGCCCCTGGCACGAGCCCCCTGTCGTCCCCATCGACTCTCCCGCACCCTCGTCCAATCCAGCCAAGCATCGTAATAAAATCAATTGCAGTATCGCCAATGATTCCGTCTCCGACTGGCAATGGTCTGCATGGGACGATAATGGCGGTAATTCTAATCATCTTCAGAATAGTATGCGGAGGAATCAATCCGTTGGAATTTTCAATTCCATTACAAACACGAACACAGGAACTGGAGGAGGGGTGACTAGTCCGAGCCGATCCTGGTCTATGCAGGATATCCATGGGAAAGTGCAGGCTTCGGCGGCGAACAAGGAAAGCTTTTTCGCCAGGAAGGTTACCGAGAATGAGGGGAGGCCAGAGGGCATTCCGCCTTCTCAAGGAGGAAAATATGTTGGGTTTGGATCAACTGGGACTGGGACACGACCAATCTCAAGGACCAGTTCCCATGGGGATATGTTTGCGGATACTGTTTCAGCGGTTTCGCAG GGCTTTGGTCAATTGTCTTTGGTTGCATCATGTGCTGTACAGTCTGCAGCCAATGCAGTCCAAGCAGGCACCCAGGAGCTTACTTCAAAG GTGAGAGAAGGTGGGTATGGGTATGATGACACTGTGAATGTGGTAGCTCTGAGGACCACAGAATTTGGACAGAGCACTTGGGGGATTATGAAAGATGTAATGACCATGGCATCTCAAAAGATGGAGGAATATGCTGGAGATGGAATacagagaaaagaagaacaaaatgaCTGCATAGGAGTGAATCAGACCATTGATGGTAATGCCAAACATAATCATGGGGACAGTAAAGATGTTGAGGCGTCTTTTAAAGGATGGGATGACTGGGAAGGGGGCAGTCCAGTATCTACTGCTTCTGTCAGCAAAAAAGATGTTGAAGAGCTTTCCAAGAAAGACCAGAGTGATGAAGTTTGGGTTGGATGGGACTGA
- the LOC122655088 gene encoding late histone H2B.L4-like, with translation MAPKRARKEVVKTTTTKVVAESVEVPVLTTGIRAAIPTQEPALKVAMEPPRSPTPRKEDKQQVPHPETGIGHGEEGKGTRKRGRPPKSESDGTKRRRKRRSSGVSVVGVEFKRYLYMVLKQVHPELGISSKSMTVMNSFMNEMLERLANEASRLCKYTGKKTLTSREIQAAVRLVLHGELAKHAISEGTKAVTTYLSKRLSRS, from the coding sequence atggcTCCAAAGCGAGCGAGGAAGGAGGTGGTGAAGACGACAACAACAAAAGTAGTTGCAGAGAGTGTAGAAGTCCCTGTGCTTACAACCGGCATCAGAGCAGCAATACCCACCCAAGAGCCCGCCTTAAAAGTCGCAATGGAACCACCTCGTTCTCCTACTCCAAGAAAGGAAGATAAGCAGCAAGTGCCCCACCCTGAAACTGGGATTGGGCatggagaggaagggaagggaacaagaaagagaggaagaccaCCAAAGAGTGAAAGTGATGGGacaaagaggaggagaaagaggaggagtAGTGGGGTGAGTGTTGTTGGGGTAGAATTCAAAAGGTATCTGTACATGGTATTGAAGCAGGTGCACCCAGAATTGGGTATATCTTCCAAATCCATGACGGTTATGAACAGCTTCATGAACGAAATGCTCGAGAGGTTGGCCAACGAAGCTTCTCGGTTGTGTAAGTACACAGGCAAGAAGACCCTGACGTCAAGGGAGATACAAGCGGCCGTTCGGTTGGTGTTGCATGGGGAGCTCGCCAAACACGCAATCTCTGAGGGTACCAAAGCTGTCACCACATACCTATCAAAACGACTCTCCAGGTCCTAG